The following are encoded in a window of Rubellicoccus peritrichatus genomic DNA:
- the rho gene encoding transcription termination factor Rho: MSETTTAPSNQTQVSGIFEPLNNKTGQLLDPTKNGRTRQTDPFIPRELIRRFKLKRGNWITASAVHDDRYPNPKVRFIEQIDGLSVEDRRKKYEFTQLTTVAPDKQLQLETADGRLTNRVVDLFTPIGKGQRGLIVAPPRTGKTTILKDIAEGIQENHPECLVMVLLVDERPEEVTDFRRELPKAEIYASSNDEEVDNHIRVAEVAIERAKRQVEVGKDVVLLLDSITRLSRAHNSKKGSGRTMSGGLDVRALEKPRQLFSAARNTEEGGSLTIIASALVETGSRMDDLIFQEFKGTGNMELVLDRKCAELRLWPAINMKSSGTRKEELLLESDILDKVSFFRRALSPMKPEDACETLIERIGKTKSNAEFLRLLNR; encoded by the coding sequence ATGAGCGAAACGACAACCGCACCCAGTAACCAGACACAAGTCTCGGGAATATTTGAGCCCCTCAACAACAAGACCGGGCAATTGCTTGATCCGACTAAAAACGGCCGCACTCGGCAAACGGATCCTTTTATTCCACGTGAACTCATCCGCCGCTTCAAGTTGAAGCGAGGCAATTGGATCACAGCCAGCGCCGTCCATGATGATCGCTACCCCAACCCAAAGGTTCGATTTATTGAGCAAATCGACGGTCTCAGCGTGGAAGATCGAAGAAAAAAGTATGAATTCACGCAATTGACTACGGTCGCACCCGACAAGCAACTGCAGCTGGAAACCGCAGACGGTCGCTTAACCAATAGGGTTGTAGACCTTTTTACTCCAATTGGTAAGGGTCAGCGTGGTCTCATCGTTGCCCCACCTCGAACCGGCAAAACAACCATTTTAAAGGATATCGCTGAAGGCATTCAGGAAAACCACCCGGAATGCCTGGTTATGGTGCTTCTGGTTGACGAACGTCCGGAGGAAGTGACTGATTTTCGCCGGGAACTGCCCAAAGCCGAAATTTACGCATCCTCAAACGATGAGGAGGTCGACAATCATATTCGAGTTGCCGAAGTCGCAATTGAGCGTGCAAAGCGCCAGGTGGAAGTCGGCAAAGATGTCGTTCTACTTCTGGACTCCATCACCCGACTGTCACGTGCTCACAATTCCAAAAAAGGCAGTGGGCGGACCATGAGTGGCGGTCTTGATGTCCGAGCTCTGGAAAAGCCACGGCAACTGTTCTCTGCAGCACGAAACACGGAAGAGGGCGGTAGCCTGACCATTATCGCCTCTGCTTTAGTCGAAACAGGCTCGAGAATGGACGACCTGATTTTTCAGGAATTCAAGGGGACAGGCAACATGGAGCTGGTTCTGGACCGAAAATGTGCAGAGCTGAGATTGTGGCCTGCAATTAATATGAAGTCTTCCGGGACCAGAAAAGAGGAGCTCCTGCTCGAGAGTGACATACTGGATAAGGTATCTTTCTTTCGGAGAGCACTTTCTCCAATGAAACCTGAAGATGCCTGCGAAACCTTGATCGAACGCATTGGAAAAACCAAATCCAATGCTGAGTTCCTCCGTCTCCTGAATCGATAA
- a CDS encoding prepilin-type N-terminal cleavage/methylation domain-containing protein has translation MLDSSLIQKSSRVYRPGFTLIEVLVVMTIIIVLAGIVISVQRGVYHKQSQAKAKGEMQAIATALESFKLKYGDYPWLGDDNTASTRNPEKLFNLLTGSEIMFNQNGTVMIGQPPNNRATTAFLGESEIKTDSDTDPTYFVDPWGNPYRYYYKNLSSPDSWEYPAFILMSAGPDGTFTASKLSNGAIDTDPESYFGDAGNSSDFDNLVHGFEF, from the coding sequence ATGCTTGATTCTTCTTTAATCCAAAAGTCGTCCAGAGTTTATCGCCCCGGTTTCACCTTGATTGAGGTGCTGGTGGTTATGACGATTATCATTGTTCTCGCTGGCATCGTCATCAGCGTTCAACGTGGTGTTTACCATAAGCAGTCCCAGGCAAAGGCTAAAGGTGAAATGCAAGCCATCGCAACGGCGCTTGAGTCTTTCAAGCTGAAGTATGGTGACTATCCTTGGTTGGGAGACGATAATACTGCATCTACCCGGAATCCAGAGAAGCTTTTCAATTTACTGACAGGAAGTGAGATCATGTTCAACCAGAATGGTACCGTCATGATCGGTCAGCCTCCCAATAATCGTGCAACAACCGCATTTCTTGGTGAGTCCGAAATTAAAACCGACAGCGATACCGACCCGACTTATTTCGTAGATCCCTGGGGGAATCCTTATCGTTACTATTATAAAAATCTTAGTAGCCCGGATTCATGGGAGTATCCAGCATTTATACTGATGTCGGCAGGCCCTGATGGGACTTTTACGGCATCAAAACTTTCCAACGGGGCCATTGATACGGACCCGGAAAGCTATTTTGGAGATGCCGGTAATAGCAGTGATTTTGATAATCTCGTCCACGGATTTGAATTCTAA
- a CDS encoding type II secretion system protein yields MMKSYKEMKRQEGFTLIELLTVVAIIGILAGILIPVVSSASDSALKAKARVQFTQYATALQQYHSEYGYWPDVGGLRATNGDGTADLSTDSRNFIEALTGRNPSTGNKSTAFNRKAIPFMSFSENEFEEGSDTQLADPFGNTAIQIVVDADGDGQLTGLPNVDGIGSTIKGKVAVYSEANGNTDYEDIYTWN; encoded by the coding sequence ATGATGAAATCGTACAAAGAAATGAAGCGACAGGAGGGTTTTACCTTAATTGAGCTCCTCACCGTTGTTGCTATTATTGGCATTTTAGCAGGTATTTTGATACCGGTTGTTAGTTCAGCCTCTGACTCGGCTCTCAAAGCGAAAGCCAGGGTTCAGTTTACCCAATACGCCACTGCACTTCAGCAGTACCACTCAGAGTATGGCTACTGGCCGGATGTCGGAGGCCTGAGAGCCACTAATGGCGATGGGACTGCCGATCTTTCTACCGATAGTCGTAATTTTATTGAAGCGCTTACCGGTCGTAATCCATCAACTGGTAATAAAAGTACTGCTTTTAATCGTAAGGCCATTCCTTTTATGTCATTTAGCGAAAATGAGTTTGAAGAAGGGTCTGACACACAATTGGCTGATCCTTTTGGCAATACCGCTATCCAAATCGTAGTTGATGCTGATGGTGATGGACAGCTTACTGGACTCCCAAATGTTGATGGCATAGGTTCGACCATCAAGGGAAAGGTGGCAGTTTATTCTGAGGCCAATGGGAATACAGATTACGAGGATATCTACACTTGGAATTAA
- a CDS encoding prepilin-type N-terminal cleavage/methylation domain-containing protein, translated as MMNSKQKTFRQCLRRGFSMVELLAVIAIISVMAVLIGVALGGGNESVALGNAQRIASSIFQSARSVAVLKQTPTRVIIYGDNGSQTDPSKFLRYIGVVYDDPDTAAVDWVGVNAGTYLPEGVYFMPDSRPSSLVDATGGNMQSSNFNNSSSTDNISFPVRSGAAENFYYYEFDSNGMSENPGGTFVIHSGRKSGEDEVTVDNEFAVAGFAIRRIGGVTLFNDYEEIDALN; from the coding sequence ATGATGAATTCAAAACAGAAGACTTTTCGTCAGTGCCTTCGTCGTGGTTTCTCCATGGTCGAATTGCTTGCAGTCATAGCAATTATTAGTGTTATGGCGGTTTTGATCGGAGTTGCGTTAGGTGGAGGTAATGAAAGCGTTGCCTTAGGCAATGCTCAACGCATTGCTTCCAGTATTTTTCAAAGTGCACGCTCCGTAGCAGTGCTTAAGCAGACACCAACGCGTGTCATCATATATGGTGATAACGGCAGTCAGACGGATCCGAGTAAGTTTTTGCGTTATATTGGAGTCGTTTATGATGATCCTGATACTGCGGCAGTTGACTGGGTTGGAGTGAATGCTGGAACTTACCTGCCGGAGGGGGTTTATTTTATGCCAGATAGCCGACCTTCCAGTTTGGTTGATGCTACTGGTGGTAATATGCAGTCCAGCAATTTTAATAATTCGAGTAGTACGGATAATATTTCATTTCCTGTCCGCAGCGGAGCTGCTGAGAATTTTTATTATTATGAGTTTGATTCCAATGGCATGTCGGAGAACCCGGGAGGAACCTTTGTGATCCACTCTGGCAGGAAGTCCGGTGAAGATGAAGTTACCGTTGATAATGAGTTTGCTGTTGCAGGTTTTGCTATAAGACGAATTGGTGGAGTCACCTTGTTCAACGATTATGAAGAGATCGATGCCTTGAACTAG
- a CDS encoding type IV pilus modification PilV family protein has product MRENISSKSQARGFSLVEVVLAIGVLSLAVVALLGLFGPTMGSVKQVIDTNQATAVVSRVNAEIQRGMTWADIQNGIAGGGEMIFYVWKRQEDTNKPVSFAMSGGNSSGTDYDADLDGDGTNDVTIKGAGGDFETGKLVGTPMIVTFEQGLQGGSNPYDFSNVANEGYMPIFVSIFPVDPNQIGKSDYDSVDEIKQTVEPIFTYTTAKTRSL; this is encoded by the coding sequence ATGAGAGAAAACATATCATCGAAGAGTCAGGCTAGGGGATTTTCACTGGTTGAGGTCGTTCTTGCAATTGGCGTTTTGTCCTTGGCCGTTGTTGCATTGCTTGGCTTGTTTGGGCCAACCATGGGCTCTGTGAAGCAGGTCATTGATACGAATCAGGCCACAGCAGTAGTTTCCCGGGTCAATGCAGAAATCCAACGCGGTATGACATGGGCTGACATTCAGAACGGTATTGCTGGTGGCGGGGAAATGATTTTTTACGTTTGGAAAAGACAGGAGGATACAAATAAGCCGGTTAGTTTTGCCATGAGTGGAGGAAATTCATCAGGTACAGATTATGATGCGGATTTAGATGGCGATGGAACCAATGACGTCACCATTAAAGGTGCGGGTGGGGACTTTGAAACAGGAAAGCTCGTTGGAACTCCAATGATCGTTACCTTTGAACAAGGCTTACAGGGTGGATCCAATCCTTATGATTTTAGTAATGTAGCCAACGAAGGATACATGCCTATTTTTGTAAGCATATTTCCTGTCGATCCAAATCAGATAGGTAAAAGTGATTATGATTCGGTAGATGAAATTAAGCAGACCGTTGAGCCAATATTCACCTACACCACAGCGAAAACTCGATCATTGTAG
- a CDS encoding prepilin-type N-terminal cleavage/methylation domain-containing protein encodes MRFAEIHKKRSQGFTLVEIMAATGIMLVIILLVLTLTTNVLSSWTRSSGQLSTNFEARVALDLLTSDLESVVIRNRPINWVQLDYQRVEDIDDSPVLYFFAPALERPRKKENGDDILGDVCAISYRLDFDNPFIAGQQNAGNQPVPTYGLYRSVVDAENTFNHALSIANIKAPGSNTIRSNATLKAYWDGDAINSDGVGIAQEVIAENGREANIRDWVLSSGNFLSQNVADFQVVFWFRDQNGILRSVDPPERLIYADQLYLSDDGSNFREQPGARLEYVDVSLTILSREGASALNLDPSVNYDDAVQQYGEVFTRRINLMSSGF; translated from the coding sequence ATGCGCTTCGCAGAAATACACAAAAAACGCTCTCAAGGATTTACCCTTGTTGAGATTATGGCGGCGACTGGTATCATGCTGGTCATCATTTTACTGGTCCTGACATTGACGACCAATGTGCTGTCCAGCTGGACTCGTTCGTCTGGCCAACTTTCGACCAATTTCGAAGCTCGGGTTGCTTTGGATTTGCTGACATCTGATCTTGAAAGTGTTGTCATTCGTAACCGGCCAATCAACTGGGTGCAACTTGATTACCAAAGGGTCGAAGACATAGATGACTCACCCGTGCTTTATTTCTTTGCTCCCGCCTTGGAGCGTCCTAGAAAAAAAGAGAATGGAGACGATATCCTGGGGGATGTCTGTGCGATCAGTTACCGATTGGATTTTGATAACCCCTTTATCGCTGGTCAGCAAAATGCAGGAAATCAGCCGGTTCCAACATATGGGCTTTATCGATCCGTTGTGGACGCAGAAAACACTTTTAATCATGCACTGTCTATCGCGAATATCAAGGCTCCTGGTAGTAATACTATAAGAAGCAACGCGACACTCAAAGCATATTGGGATGGAGATGCGATTAATAGTGATGGCGTTGGAATTGCTCAAGAGGTTATCGCAGAGAATGGCAGGGAGGCTAATATTAGGGACTGGGTTTTGAGTTCTGGCAATTTTCTTAGCCAGAATGTGGCCGATTTTCAGGTTGTTTTCTGGTTTCGTGATCAAAATGGAATTCTTCGATCAGTTGATCCACCTGAAAGATTAATATACGCAGACCAGTTGTATCTGAGTGATGATGGTAGTAATTTCAGGGAACAACCCGGCGCACGCCTTGAATACGTTGATGTCAGTTTGACCATCCTTTCCCGGGAAGGGGCATCTGCATTGAATCTCGATCCTAGCGTTAATTATGATGACGCTGTTCAGCAGTACGGTGAGGTCTTTACCCGCCGCATCAATCTGATGAGCAGTGGCTTTTAA
- a CDS encoding PspC domain-containing protein yields the protein MPSAEKALKRSSNRVIGGVCGGIAEYYGWDPSILRLVYLIVSIVSTAFPGIIVYIILWIVIPPAED from the coding sequence ATGCCTTCAGCGGAAAAAGCCTTAAAGCGTTCGTCCAATCGTGTCATTGGTGGTGTCTGTGGCGGGATTGCCGAATACTACGGTTGGGACCCTTCCATCCTCAGGCTGGTCTACCTCATCGTCTCGATTGTATCGACTGCCTTTCCTGGCATCATCGTCTACATTATTCTGTGGATTGTGATACCTCCTGCTGAGGATTGA
- a CDS encoding HdeD family acid-resistance protein — translation MPDKTTPVSVASLLGLTPEKLKKHAGVAQWLAIVFIILGIVAIILPGPFSLGIELFLGWLLLIGGILQAVSGFSSLGAKGWWIQLLSGLVSAIVGALFLMNPFKAVEILTMLLAAVFLTNGIFRIVYSFQATGAPGAGLAGLNGVFGIIIGVIVWAEWPTSATWFLGLLVGIDMLFFGMSLFTLASAAKKEAKG, via the coding sequence ATGCCTGACAAGACTACACCCGTTTCTGTTGCTTCCTTGCTGGGGCTAACTCCGGAGAAGCTGAAAAAGCATGCCGGAGTCGCCCAGTGGCTCGCCATTGTGTTTATCATTCTTGGTATCGTGGCGATTATTCTGCCCGGTCCTTTTTCACTCGGGATCGAACTTTTCCTTGGATGGCTTTTGTTGATTGGAGGAATCCTTCAGGCGGTCAGTGGGTTTTCATCACTGGGTGCAAAAGGATGGTGGATACAGCTCTTGTCTGGGCTTGTCTCAGCCATTGTCGGCGCATTGTTTCTTATGAACCCCTTTAAAGCCGTTGAGATATTGACCATGTTGCTGGCGGCCGTGTTTCTCACCAACGGGATCTTTCGCATTGTCTACTCATTTCAAGCCACTGGTGCCCCTGGTGCTGGCCTGGCCGGTCTTAACGGTGTATTCGGCATCATCATTGGAGTCATCGTCTGGGCCGAATGGCCAACATCGGCCACCTGGTTCCTCGGCTTGCTGGTTGGCATTGATATGCTCTTCTTTGGTATGTCACTTTTCACTCTTGCCAGTGCCGCTAAGAAGGAAGCCAAAGGCTAG